In Neorhizobium galegae, the following proteins share a genomic window:
- a CDS encoding metallophosphoesterase: MPHEKPLLRFGVIADPQYADLPPWLEMDRYYANSLDKLRQAIGVLNGEDLSFVVTLGDLIDRGWESYDPVLAVYQDLRHESFLMPGNHDFFVAPAQLGDVHKRLGMPAAWHDFARGGFRFVVIDGNEISLFSTPEGHPRHTLAQQRLETLLAEGAVNAKEWNGGIGDEQFGWLEAVLERATVADEKVVVMGHYPLYPENEHNLWGCERLTDLFARSGNVIAYLNGHNHVGNLGRTENTWYVNFKGMVDTQAENTFAVVEIFADRIEIVGHGREESRTLAL, translated from the coding sequence ATGCCCCACGAAAAGCCTCTTCTCCGCTTCGGCGTGATCGCCGATCCGCAATATGCCGACCTGCCGCCATGGCTGGAGATGGACCGTTATTACGCCAACAGCCTCGACAAGCTGCGCCAGGCGATCGGCGTGCTGAACGGCGAGGATCTCTCCTTCGTGGTGACGCTCGGCGATCTCATCGACCGCGGCTGGGAGAGCTACGATCCGGTGCTTGCCGTCTATCAAGACCTGCGCCACGAAAGCTTTCTGATGCCGGGCAATCACGATTTCTTCGTCGCGCCGGCGCAGCTCGGCGATGTCCACAAACGGCTCGGCATGCCGGCCGCCTGGCACGATTTCGCCCGCGGCGGCTTTCGCTTCGTGGTGATCGACGGCAACGAGATCAGCCTGTTTTCCACCCCGGAAGGCCATCCGCGCCACACTTTGGCGCAGCAGCGGCTGGAAACATTGCTGGCCGAGGGCGCGGTCAACGCCAAGGAATGGAACGGCGGCATCGGCGACGAGCAGTTCGGCTGGCTGGAGGCGGTGCTGGAGCGTGCCACGGTAGCGGACGAGAAGGTCGTGGTCATGGGCCACTATCCGCTCTACCCCGAAAACGAGCACAATCTCTGGGGTTGCGAGCGGCTGACCGATCTGTTCGCCCGCTCCGGCAATGTGATCGCCTATCTGAACGGCCACAACCACGTCGGCAATCTCGGCCGTACCGAAAACACCTGGTACGTCAACTTCAAGGGCATGGTCGATACGCAGGCGGAGAACACCTTTGCCGTCGTCGAGATCTTCGCCGACCGCATCGAGATCGTCGGCCACGGCCGTGAGGAAAGCCGCACTCTCGCTCTTTAA
- a CDS encoding ThuA domain-containing protein, with protein sequence MRKAIIIWGGLKIHEPEQCAGITGDILREDGFSVEITDDLGIFGSQTIAAADLLVPIITGEKLEKVHANALVEAVRGGLGLGGHHGSLATSFKESAAFRYLAGVTWVAHPGNIIDYRVNVTRPDDPVMRGIADFDYRSEQYYLHYDPSVEILATTTFSGEYDEAVRNVTMPVVFKRHFGKGRIFYSALGHVAAEFGHPHMRSILRRGLSWAARG encoded by the coding sequence ATGCGCAAGGCAATCATCATCTGGGGCGGATTGAAGATCCATGAGCCGGAGCAATGCGCAGGGATTACCGGCGATATCCTTCGCGAGGACGGGTTTTCGGTCGAGATTACGGACGATCTCGGCATCTTCGGCTCCCAGACCATCGCCGCTGCCGACCTGCTGGTGCCGATCATTACCGGCGAAAAGCTGGAGAAGGTGCATGCCAATGCGCTTGTCGAGGCGGTGCGTGGCGGGCTCGGGCTTGGCGGCCACCACGGGTCGCTTGCGACCTCCTTCAAGGAGAGTGCTGCCTTCCGTTATCTCGCCGGTGTCACCTGGGTGGCGCATCCCGGCAACATCATCGACTACCGCGTCAACGTCACTCGCCCCGACGACCCGGTGATGCGGGGTATTGCGGATTTCGACTACCGGTCGGAGCAGTATTACCTGCATTACGACCCCTCGGTCGAAATCCTCGCGACGACCACCTTTTCAGGCGAATATGACGAGGCGGTGCGCAATGTGACGATGCCCGTCGTCTTCAAGCGCCATTTTGGCAAGGGACGGATCTTCTATTCGGCGCTCGGCCATGTGGCGGCCGAATTCGGGCATCCGCATATGCGCAGCATCCTGCGGCGCGGGCTTTCCTGGGCCGCGCGCGGCTGA
- a CDS encoding helix-turn-helix transcriptional regulator — protein MRKASRLFEIIQILRLARKPVTAAEIAVQLEVTVRSIYRDIAALQAMRVPIEGGRGIGYILRPGFTLPPLMLSIEETEAIVLALALLERTGDTELRQAAKQVNRKIAAVVPAPLAGTFSANALHAWGSVAPVPDALDLAMVRRAIRDEQKLALDYRDEQARATERTIRPVALIYYSQTANIVAWCELRQAIRNFRADRVEHCELADGFFRGEGEKLRSLWVQGWTSPPM, from the coding sequence ATGCGCAAGGCCTCGCGCCTGTTCGAGATCATCCAGATCCTCCGGCTCGCCAGGAAGCCGGTGACGGCCGCGGAAATCGCCGTGCAGCTGGAAGTGACGGTGCGTTCGATCTACCGCGATATCGCGGCGCTTCAGGCGATGCGGGTGCCGATCGAGGGCGGGCGGGGCATCGGCTATATCCTGCGCCCCGGCTTCACGTTGCCGCCGCTGATGCTGTCGATCGAGGAGACGGAGGCGATCGTGCTCGCCCTGGCGCTGCTGGAACGGACCGGGGATACGGAGCTGCGGCAGGCGGCCAAGCAGGTCAACCGCAAGATCGCCGCCGTGGTGCCGGCGCCGCTTGCCGGCACGTTTTCCGCCAATGCGCTGCATGCCTGGGGCTCGGTGGCACCGGTGCCGGACGCGCTGGACCTTGCCATGGTGCGCCGGGCGATCCGCGACGAACAGAAGCTGGCGCTCGACTATCGCGACGAACAGGCCCGCGCCACGGAACGGACGATCCGGCCGGTGGCGCTGATCTATTATTCGCAGACAGCCAATATCGTCGCCTGGTGCGAGCTCAGGCAGGCGATCCGCAATTTCCGCGCCGACCGGGTGGAGCATTGCGAACTGGCGGATGGCTTCTTTCGCGGCGAAGGCGAAAAGCTGCGGTCGCTCTGGGTTCAGGGCTGGACCAGCCCGCCGATGTGA
- a CDS encoding LysE family translocator, which produces MTYTENLWLFFTLLFGIIVVPGMDMIFVLANSLTRGRTAGLAATAGIIAGGLVHSLYGAVGVGLLASLMPVLFKPLLIAGALYMAWIGVSLIRSSITVDHVGPADTRSNWEAFRRGAVTCLINPKAYLFMLAVYPQFLRPDFGPLAPQATIMAAMTAATQFAIYGGLAAAAGHARQFLVGNGSATIWVGRIAGLLLLAVSMLTLREGLTA; this is translated from the coding sequence ATGACTTACACCGAAAATCTCTGGCTCTTCTTCACCCTCCTCTTCGGCATCATCGTTGTGCCGGGCATGGACATGATCTTCGTGCTCGCCAATTCGCTGACCCGGGGGCGCACTGCGGGGCTTGCCGCCACCGCCGGCATCATTGCCGGCGGGCTGGTGCACTCGCTTTATGGCGCGGTCGGCGTCGGGCTGCTCGCAAGCCTGATGCCGGTTCTGTTCAAGCCGCTGCTGATCGCCGGCGCGCTCTACATGGCCTGGATCGGCGTCAGCCTGATCCGCAGTTCGATCACCGTCGATCATGTCGGCCCGGCGGACACGCGGTCGAACTGGGAAGCGTTCCGGCGCGGCGCGGTGACCTGCCTCATCAATCCCAAGGCCTATCTGTTCATGCTTGCCGTCTATCCGCAGTTCCTGCGGCCGGATTTCGGGCCGCTTGCCCCGCAGGCGACAATCATGGCGGCGATGACGGCCGCGACCCAGTTCGCGATCTATGGCGGCCTCGCCGCCGCCGCCGGCCACGCGCGACAATTCCTGGTCGGCAACGGCAGCGCGACGATCTGGGTCGGGCGGATCGCCGGCCTGCTGCTGCTTGCCGTTTCCATGCTGACGCTCCGGGAGGGGCTGACGGCCTGA
- a CDS encoding c-type cytochrome: MKFKLIAAAATVLCLGFTAVTAQETPIAKRQALMKGIGGAAGALGGIAKGEKPYDQAVVRTALTTISTNIKAFPDQFPAGSETGDKTKAAPAIWEKNAEFRANAQKLGSDAETILASMPADQAAVGKALQTLGGNCNTCHQNFRLK, translated from the coding sequence ATGAAGTTTAAACTGATTGCCGCCGCCGCGACCGTACTCTGTCTTGGCTTTACGGCCGTAACCGCGCAGGAAACCCCGATTGCCAAGCGCCAGGCGCTGATGAAGGGTATCGGCGGCGCAGCCGGCGCCCTCGGCGGCATCGCCAAGGGCGAAAAGCCCTATGACCAGGCTGTGGTCCGCACGGCGCTGACCACGATCAGCACCAATATCAAGGCCTTCCCGGATCAGTTCCCGGCAGGCTCCGAGACCGGCGACAAGACCAAGGCCGCACCGGCCATCTGGGAAAAGAACGCCGAATTCCGGGCGAACGCCCAGAAGCTCGGATCCGACGCGGAGACTATTCTGGCTTCGATGCCGGCAGACCAGGCCGCCGTCGGCAAGGCCCTGCAGACGCTCGGTGGCAACTGCAATACCTGCCATCAGAACTTCCGCCTGAAGTGA
- a CDS encoding cytochrome c encodes MASIWSKILAAGVVVIAAGAATAWALTKPDPHPDSHWAGLGAPDLAKGEQLFWAGGCSSCHAATGATGDALKVLSGGRALPSPFGTFHIPNISPDPNAGIGNWTLAQFGNATTRGVGPDGEHLFPSFPYGSYSRLSAKDINDLFGYLKTLPASTNVAPPHELPFPFNIRLAVGGWKFLYFSDQPRVELASADDKVKRGQFLVEGPGHCGECHTPRDATGGFLTDRWLAGGPNPEGKGTIPNITPGSKDIGSWSESDIAGYLETGFTPDFDTVGGSMVEVQQNIAHLPKSDLEAIAAYLKAVPSR; translated from the coding sequence ATGGCATCGATATGGTCCAAAATCCTGGCGGCGGGCGTCGTGGTGATCGCCGCGGGTGCTGCCACGGCCTGGGCGCTGACCAAGCCCGATCCCCATCCCGATTCCCATTGGGCGGGCCTCGGCGCGCCGGATCTTGCCAAGGGCGAGCAGCTCTTCTGGGCCGGCGGCTGTTCGAGCTGTCATGCCGCGACCGGCGCCACCGGCGATGCCCTGAAGGTTCTGTCCGGCGGCAGGGCGCTGCCGAGCCCGTTCGGCACCTTCCATATTCCCAACATCTCGCCCGATCCGAACGCCGGCATCGGCAACTGGACCTTGGCGCAGTTCGGCAATGCCACCACCCGCGGGGTCGGGCCGGACGGCGAGCACCTCTTCCCGTCCTTCCCCTACGGCTCCTATTCGCGGCTCTCGGCCAAGGACATCAACGATCTCTTCGGTTACCTGAAGACCCTGCCGGCGAGCACCAATGTCGCGCCGCCGCACGAGCTGCCGTTCCCCTTTAATATCCGGCTGGCGGTCGGCGGCTGGAAATTCCTCTATTTCAGCGACCAGCCGCGGGTGGAGCTTGCCTCCGCCGACGACAAGGTCAAGCGCGGCCAGTTCCTGGTCGAAGGCCCCGGCCATTGCGGCGAATGCCACACGCCGCGTGACGCGACGGGCGGTTTTCTCACCGACCGCTGGCTTGCGGGCGGCCCGAACCCGGAAGGCAAGGGCACCATCCCCAACATCACGCCGGGCTCGAAGGATATCGGCTCGTGGAGCGAGAGTGACATTGCCGGTTATCTCGAAACCGGTTTCACCCCGGATTTCGACACGGTCGGTGGCTCGATGGTCGAGGTGCAGCAGAATATCGCGCATCTGCCGAAAAGCGATCTTGAGGCAATCGCGGCTTATTTGAAGGCCGTGCCGTCGCGCTAG
- a CDS encoding N-acetyltransferase family protein yields the protein MTEDTDITLPRPSVVTIRSAKSRDLPELNEMIALLAAHHNDPAGITPEKLERDLFGEMPWISALVADTGSDLIGYAILVPVYRAQEGTRGMDLHHLFVRDGHRGHGIGQHLVSRAREIARSAGCGYLSVSAATGNFAAHRFYEQMDFKPRPVTGMRYTQALA from the coding sequence ATGACTGAAGATACCGATATTACCCTGCCCCGCCCGTCGGTCGTGACGATCCGCAGCGCGAAATCGCGCGACCTGCCGGAACTCAACGAGATGATCGCGCTGCTTGCCGCGCATCACAACGATCCCGCCGGCATCACCCCTGAAAAGCTCGAGCGCGACCTGTTCGGCGAGATGCCGTGGATCAGCGCGCTTGTCGCCGATACCGGCTCGGATCTGATCGGCTACGCCATTCTCGTACCGGTCTACCGGGCGCAGGAAGGCACGCGCGGCATGGACCTGCACCATCTCTTCGTGCGCGACGGCCATCGCGGCCACGGCATCGGCCAGCACCTGGTATCGCGCGCCCGCGAGATCGCCAGGAGCGCCGGCTGCGGCTATCTTTCGGTCAGCGCCGCCACCGGCAATTTCGCCGCCCACCGCTTCTATGAACAGATGGATTTCAAGCCGCGCCCGGTCACCGGCATGCGCTATACGCAGGCGCTTGCTTGA
- the pip gene encoding prolyl aminopeptidase: protein MTENALTDPTLFPVLAPYQTGFLDRPDGNRIFFALSGNPAGKPVLLLHGGPGSGMSDSARRHFDPAVWRIVQFDQRGCGKSTPNAGDFGNKLADNTTQHLIGDIEALRQRLGVESWLVFGSSWGATLALVYAQAFPGQVRAIILAGVTTTRWAEIDWLYNGLSIFLPEAFENFVAAIPEPLRDRHPVSAYHALLNDTDLAVRHKAAFDWHHWEAGSISAEPQAGLPLRWQDPAFVLARARLCVHYFENRAWLEDSQLLRQAHKLAGIPGVLIQGRFDLQGPPATAFALAKAWPGSEPVMIENAGHSTGDRGMAEAIVAAANGFADGA, encoded by the coding sequence ATGACGGAAAATGCGTTAACCGATCCCACCCTCTTCCCCGTCCTCGCCCCATACCAGACCGGCTTCCTCGACAGGCCCGACGGCAACCGGATATTCTTTGCCCTTTCCGGCAATCCGGCCGGCAAGCCGGTGCTGTTGCTGCATGGCGGGCCGGGGTCCGGCATGTCGGACAGCGCCCGGCGGCATTTCGATCCTGCGGTGTGGCGCATCGTCCAGTTCGACCAGCGCGGCTGCGGCAAAAGCACGCCGAATGCCGGCGATTTCGGCAACAAACTTGCTGATAATACGACGCAGCACCTGATCGGCGATATCGAGGCTTTGCGGCAGCGACTTGGCGTGGAAAGCTGGCTGGTATTCGGCTCCTCTTGGGGCGCTACGCTGGCGCTTGTCTATGCCCAGGCCTTTCCCGGCCAGGTTCGGGCGATCATCCTTGCCGGCGTCACCACGACGCGCTGGGCCGAAATCGACTGGCTTTATAACGGCCTGTCGATCTTCCTGCCGGAGGCCTTCGAAAATTTCGTCGCCGCCATTCCGGAGCCCTTGCGCGACCGCCATCCCGTCTCCGCCTATCATGCGCTGCTCAACGATACCGACCTGGCTGTGCGCCACAAGGCCGCCTTCGACTGGCATCATTGGGAGGCCGGCTCGATCTCCGCGGAACCGCAGGCCGGGCTGCCGCTCCGCTGGCAGGATCCGGCTTTCGTGCTCGCCCGGGCGCGGCTCTGCGTCCATTATTTCGAGAACCGTGCCTGGCTGGAGGATAGCCAGCTTTTGCGCCAAGCCCACAAGCTTGCCGGGATACCGGGCGTGCTGATCCAGGGCCGGTTCGACCTGCAGGGGCCGCCGGCGACCGCATTTGCCCTCGCAAAAGCCTGGCCGGGAAGCGAGCCGGTGATGATCGAAAATGCCGGTCATTCAACCGGTGACCGGGGCATGGCGGAGGCGATCGTGGCGGCGGCCAACGGTTTCGCGGATGGTGCTTGA
- a CDS encoding toxin-antitoxin system TumE family protein, producing the protein MAKATLVQRTRSYLREGVFVEVVVWHVPASLRGSAHEFKYSMALVAGGECVLRYDNQAGKGDHRHFGTLETAYFFKDIDQLLADFTADVRGWLRDNA; encoded by the coding sequence ATGGCGAAAGCGACACTGGTTCAGAGGACGCGTAGCTATCTGCGGGAAGGCGTGTTCGTTGAAGTCGTGGTCTGGCATGTGCCGGCTTCGCTACGCGGAAGTGCTCATGAATTCAAGTACAGCATGGCGCTGGTGGCCGGAGGCGAGTGCGTGTTGCGATATGACAACCAAGCCGGAAAAGGCGATCACAGGCATTTCGGTACGCTGGAGACGGCCTATTTTTTCAAAGATATCGACCAGCTTCTGGCCGATTTCACTGCCGACGTGAGAGGATGGCTGCGTGACAACGCTTAA
- a CDS encoding MerR family transcriptional regulator, whose amino-acid sequence MLSIGDLSKRTGVKVPTIRYYEQMGLIEAAERSEGNQRRYERHDLERLAFIRHARDLGLDIPAIRELIALSQHPDQPCVNADRIAADHLIAVREKIEKLKKLEHELERIISHCDGHSIEDCYVIRALSDHGLCEGEH is encoded by the coding sequence ATGCTGTCGATCGGCGATCTTTCCAAGCGCACCGGCGTCAAGGTGCCGACCATCCGCTACTACGAGCAGATGGGCCTTATCGAAGCGGCCGAGCGTTCGGAGGGCAACCAGCGGCGTTATGAGCGGCACGACCTCGAGCGGCTCGCTTTCATCCGCCATGCCCGCGACCTCGGCCTCGATATCCCGGCGATCCGCGAACTGATCGCGCTCAGCCAGCACCCGGACCAGCCTTGCGTCAACGCCGACAGGATCGCCGCCGATCATCTGATCGCCGTTCGTGAAAAGATCGAAAAACTGAAGAAGCTGGAACACGAACTCGAACGGATCATCTCACACTGCGACGGCCATTCGATCGAGGATTGTTATGTGATCCGGGCGCTGTCGGATCACGGGCTGTGCGAGGGGGAGCATTGA